From Hymenobacter psoromatis, the proteins below share one genomic window:
- a CDS encoding relaxase/mobilization nuclease domain-containing protein, with protein sequence DIGRALSYTAGQARSFDELREALRPRGIELELTRRKDGSPAGVVFAQDGHRVKGSQVGREYSAGNLETGFAKARELGQAHDPAQGWQQVGQDYALAKLAESYAQAKQEQARQQPKQDKSQGVKR encoded by the coding sequence GACATTGGCCGCGCCCTGAGCTACACCGCGGGCCAGGCCCGCAGCTTTGACGAGCTGCGCGAGGCGCTGCGCCCGCGAGGTATCGAGCTGGAGCTGACGCGGCGCAAGGATGGGAGCCCGGCCGGGGTGGTGTTCGCGCAGGACGGGCACCGGGTGAAGGGGAGCCAGGTCGGCCGCGAGTACAGCGCCGGCAATCTGGAAACGGGCTTTGCCAAGGCCCGCGAGCTAGGCCAGGCCCACGACCCGGCCCAGGGGTGGCAGCAGGTCGGCCAGGACTACGCGCTGGCCAAGCTGGCCGAATCCTACGCCCAAGCCAAGCAGGAACAGGCCCGCCAACAGCCGAAACAAGACAAATCGCAAGGCGTGAAGAGGTGA